The DNA segment CCTAAAGCAGGCCGTGTTCCAGCCGTGCCCctgagcacagggagctcaggctGGGCCACTACCCAGTAGGCACTCCTGCTCCATCACCTGCTCCCACAACCAACTCAGGCTACCCAGGCCGGCTGTGGGGTTCAGAAACAACCAGACCTTGCATCTGTTTCTATCCCGCCACCTCCCAAAAGAATTCGAGACTGCTCCCAGGACAgggcctcccaccccacccctgcagaGGCCGCCTGCAGCCCTGGTGGGCTCTGGCTGGGGAAGGACTGTTTGCCCTCTCTCTGACTGTGTGGGAGATGAGGGGTCTTTATCTGGCAAATATTTGTACCTCAATCAGTGAGCTGGCCCTGACATTCCTCTGTGGCCCTGCAGAGGCACATCCCTCACAACGGCTTCTCGAAAGTAAATCTGCTTCCCCCCGGAGGTCACAAGCCAGGGAGATGGAAGTGGTGGTGCCCTCTGGTCACCTGGGGCCAGGCCCATGGGCTGTGGATGGAGGTCTGGACTCGGATTCTCACCCCCTACTCCCTCTAGTAAGAGGACCGGGGCCTCCTTGCTGGTCTTTGAAatgctgtttttctctctcaatccCAAGGGAACTCTGGAGTTGGCTAAACAAGTGAGCAGCCTTCCCCTGGTCAATTACAACCTGCTCAGATATATCTGCAAGTAAGTGACTAGGGGTGGGGCTTCCCTCCCCTGTGCTCTGGCTCCTTGCCCTTCAAGGGGGTCGGGGGCCTGGGTCATGCTTCCACTCACATGTCTGTCAAGCCAATATGGGAATATAGAAGAACACAGTCACTGTGCTCATAGAGCTTACAGTCCTGAGCACATCATTCCTGAAGGAAAAGGATACAGCCTTTGTTCCTTCTGCCTCCTCTGGGTGCCTCTCACCATCCCCTCCCCATGGGTCTGCCTCCTGACCACAACCTAGGCTTAGGGTGCCAGGAGAGGACATGCAGGGTGGCCTTCACCTAGCCCCGTGTCTGGGGGGATCTGGGCCTTCCTGGGCATCTACTCCCACTGCAGGTGGGAGAATTGTGTCCCCTTCCATGACAGGCCCTTGTCCCAGTGGCCTTTGCTTCTGACGGCCCTCTCAGATCTTAGGGGAAGCTCTGCCTTCTTCCAAGCCTGGCAGGGGCAGCTGGCTGTGCTTAGCAGCTGTGGAAATGTGGGTGCAGCTGAGCATGGGGGCCAGGCAGTTCCCAGTAGATCTGGCATCAGGATTTGCTTCTCTGCCAACTGTCTCTTCCTTACTTTGCAGGTTTCTGGATGAAGTTCAGTCCCACTCAGATGTCAACAAGATGAGCGTCCAGAACCTGGCAACTGTTTTTGGACCTAATATACTTCGGCCACAGATAGAAGACCCAGTGACCATCATGGAAGGTAATGGTGGGGGTGTGCGTGGTGCTCTGGGCTCGCCTTGATCCTGGGCAAGTCCTCAGCATCCTCAACGCCAGGCCAGCAGGAAGGGCGCTGGGGACTTGGCAGCAGCCTCTCTGGACCccgcctcctccagctcctcctcccccatGGGGCAGCTACAAGAGGAAAAGGAGCTTTGCCCTgtggatggggtcttaaggtgcaGTTAGAATGGTGGGAGAGGCTGGGGGGCGGGTGTGGAAAAGGTCAGCGCCCTTGCCCTTGAATACACAGAGATGTTTTTGCTTTACTAAAGTAATTTTCAATTAAGTAATTGTCACAGGCTTCTTCTGGATGTCAGAGCTTTTGCAAACCCTAGGGATATTCCGTTCTATAATGAAGactaataatgatttaaaaaaatagcagcaACAGCAGCTGCTTTTAACATGCCCCGGCCTCCGCTAAGTACTTTACTTCTGCCACTgcattttaatcttcacaagcaGCCCGCGCTGTGGTTACtgcccccattttactgatgagacaGGCCAGGAGAGGCAAGGTGACTCTGTCAGCCCGACTTTTCAAAGGGCACAGGTGCAGGCTGGCATGGAAATGAGAGCCCTGCTTGGAGACCCCATGGAAGACTGTCCCGGCGGGGTTAGTGTGAGAGCCTAGCCGCTCACAGGCAGGAAACCCGCAGCCAGTCCCGGCTGAGCGCAGCCACCGGCGGGGACTCACACAGGACCCACCCGACGCCAGCTGGAGCCCGCTGCCCCTAGCGCCAGGCAGGCTGAGGGCAGAGTGGCCATTCCTGTTGCGCGTGACCtaggggaggggcggggtgggCTGTGGAGCTGTCCCTTGCCGCCCCCAGCCGAGGGTGTGACCGTTGGGGGTGGTGCTCTCGCTTGGCACGCCCTTGGCCTGACTGGCAGGTCTCCCCAGCGCTCCCGCCTGCCAGGTTGCACAAATGTCTGAGGGCAGATGCTCACCCCACTGACTGGCTGAGTTCCTGCCTCACCTACTTTTCTGGACTAAAGATTGTTTACTTAGTTTTCCCCACGATTCTCAGTTACTTCTAGTGGGAGGGTCCACCCAAGTACTTCACCCTCCTCATCACGCAGAAGCCTCCCCAGTCTCTGGTACTTGGTTGAGGACAACAGGAGGGAACGAGGCAGGAGGATCGATACCATGGTCCCTCTGCGCCGCCTCCCTTTGTCACTGaccgctccccccaccccacagcctCAGGAACCGAGTCCCCACAGATGCCACAGGCTGCATCTCAGGGGCTGTGGCCTGGAGAAGAGggattgtgtgcatgtgtggggggCTGTTCACGTTGGGGGGCAGCCGTGTGCATCTGTCTGTGCACGGGGTTGTGTGTATATGACTCTGTGTGTATGGGTTGTGTATGTGTGCCTACATGTACCTGTAAGACATCTCTACTCTGTGTCCCAGAGCCCTGTGCCCCCCAGAGGATGGACGGTCAGGCACGGCCACTGTGGGCAGCATATGGGGCAGCCGAGGGCCCTGCCGTCCAGGTCCTGGTCTCCAGTCCCAGCCTGCCCTTGGCTCCGCCCGCAGCCGTAACAGGCATTGTGCCTGCTCCTCCCCCCGCCAGCTGGGTGGAGTGGGTGCGAAGGCACAGTGCCGCTCTGTGCTCCAGGGCCCACAGTGGAGGACGGAGATTCTTGGGTATGGTCCTTCTGTCCCTGCCTGGACTTGAGGGGGTGGTGGCCATCCTTTCCTTTGGGGCGGCACATGGCCAGCTCTTGTTGAGTCCTCACTTGAGAAGTAGGCTGGTTTGGGGCTACTATCAGGGCTGGGCACCCTGGGTTCGAGCTGCAGCTTCCCCTGACTGGTCTGGAGAGCCTGGACTGGAGGCATTCAGAGCCCGGCTTTTCTCGTTCCTTCTTCCTGGCAGGCACTTCTCTGGTGCAGCACCTGATGACCGTCCTGATCCGCAAACACAGCCAGCTCTTCACTTCGAGGACCACGGAAGGGCCAGCCTCCCCACGCGGGAGCCCACCATGCACCGTGGGATGGGGCTCCGAGGAGGTCACCAGGGACAGCCGGGCAGAGCCTGGCAGCCCCGGCGCCCCCGGCCTGCCCTCGCACAGGACCTCTTCTCTGGATGGGGCTGCCGTGGCGGCATTCTCTAGAACCTCTTCCACGGGCCTGGGTAGCCGAAGCAGCCCTGCTGCCACCAGCCCTGGGAAGAAGGTGCAGACTCTGCCCAACTGGAGGTCATCCTTCAGGCAGTCAGGGTCCCGGTCGGGGAGCCCGAAGGTGGGCACCTCATCCCTGGAGGTGCCCATCATCTCCTCCGGAGGGAACTGGCTCATGAACGGGCTATCCTCCCTGCGAGGCCACCGCCGGGCCTCATCGGGAGACCGGTTCAAGGACTCAGGCTCCGAGCAGAGACTCTCCACCTATGACAACGTGCCTCTGTCCAGCCCCTTTCCCAGCACACCCAGCGTGGCCAGCATGCCATGGTCTGGGGCCTCCTCCGGCGAGGCCTCAGCCAGGGGCTCGGTCAGCAGCTGCACAGCGTGCAGGGCCAGTGACTCCTCTGCCTGCAGCTCCCTCCACACTGAGGGGGCCCTCGAgccctcccctgtccccagcaGCAGCGAGGAGTGCAGATCCCCAGACCCGGACCACGGCCTGGACAGGGTGGGCGCCTGCATCAGCAGCAGTGAGCCCAGTGACCCAGGCAGCCCCACCCAGGACCTCGCCCACCGTACTGAGGCTCTCCAGGGCCTGGTCACGGAGCTCAGGTCAGAGCTGTGCCGGCAGAGGACTGAGTACGAGATGAGTGTGAAAAGGTAAAGGGCTGCAGCTGCTGGGCGAGTGCGAGGCGGGCGCTCCCCGGGCCAGGCAGGGCCCTCGCAGCCACCCAGCTCACTGGGCACCAGTCTGGGCAGTTGGCCTCTGGCTCTGAAAGAAAGCCTCCTGTTGGCAGGGCTCAGAGCAGCCGGTGCCCAGGAGCCGCCTTTCTGGGCCAATGCCCGCAGGACAGGGCTGGGAGTGGAGGGCTGGGGATCCTATGTCTGGGAAAGCTCAGGAGCTGAGGGGCTGGCATGCTGTCAGAGACCTTTGATGGAGAGGCTCAGAGTGGGGGTCCCTCTGGGGCCCTCAGTCAGGGAGGAGGCAGGCCCCCAAGGTATGTCCTATAGCCCAGGAACTGGGACTGGGGCAGGGCACGCGTGCACTGCAGGCCCCAGGCCAGCCTGTTTGACTGACCGTGGTTGGACCTGATGTAGAATGAGGACTTCTGGATCGAAATCCGATTTTCTCTGAGGAGGGAGCCAAGCCCTCCCTTCTGCTGGGTCACAGAGGACGCCTCgtgccaccttttttttttaatatataaatttatttatttatatatttttggctgcgttgggtcttcgttgctgcccacgggctttctctagttgccgtgagcaggagctattcttcattgcggtgcgtgggcttctcattgcggtggcttctcttgctgcggagcacaggctctaggcgcagaggctcagtagttgtggctcgccagctctagagcgcaggcccagtagttgtggcacatgggcttagttgttccgtggcatgtgggatcttcccggacgagggctcgaacccgtgtcccctgcattggcaggtggattcttaatcactgtgccaccagggaagtccctcgtgcCACCCTTTAAGGCTTGCAGGCTTGTTCACTGATGGGCCCTGGATCcatcctcccagcctccctgtgcAGAGGGCATTTTCCAGCTCTGAGAGGCCAAGTTCCCCAATTACAATCACCAGCAGAGCCTACACTGGACAGTGAGCAGTGCTTCCATCAGCATCTTAGACCCCCTTAGCTCCTTTTGCCCCAGGCCTTCCATCAGCCTATGCATCAGACCTATGAACCCATGTCCCACCCACTAGCAGGGGGCTTCAGCGCGTTCTGAGTGCTTCCTTTTTCCATCAGACAGTGGAGGTGGAAGGGATTCATGCTTCTATTTCTGAGCCTGGGATTCCCACAAGGAGCTGGAATGGTAGCATTTGACCCTTTTGTTCTGCTGGCAGCTGTCTCCTGGGCACCTGGGGAGTGTCAGGTGTGTGCAGTCTGTGTTCACGGCAGGAAGATGGCAGGAAAGGGGCTATGAGGGCAGCAGCCCCTGCCATGGGGGAAGTCGGGGGGCGGGGGTCACAGCAGGCAATatcagagccaggacttgaaggaCCGACAGGACTGAGCTGAGCAAGGAGGAGAAAGGACACAGTATGAGTAAAACCCCGGGGTTTAAAATTGTGGAGAAAACCCACAATGTAAGCACTGGGTTGGAATTTACCAGGCAGAGGTAATAGCAGGAGCTATCTGCAGATTCACTGGAAGGTGTTTACTGCT comes from the Balaenoptera ricei isolate mBalRic1 chromosome 16, mBalRic1.hap2, whole genome shotgun sequence genome and includes:
- the ARHGAP22 gene encoding rho GTPase-activating protein 22 isoform X2, which gives rise to MLSPKMRQARRARSKSLVMGEQSRSPGQTPCPRRLGPVLKAGWLKKQRSIMKNWQQRWFVLRGDQLFYYKDKDESKPQGFISLQGTQVTELLPGPEDPGKHLFEISPGGAGEREKVPANPEALLLMASSQRDMEDWVQAIRRVIWAPFGGGVFGQRLEDTVHHERKYGPRLAPLLVEQCVDFIRERGLTEEGLFRMPGQANLVRDLQDSFDCGEKPLFDSTTDVHTVASLLKLYLRELPEPVVPFARYEDFLSCAQLLTKDEGEGTLELAKQVSSLPLVNYNLLRYICKFLDEVQSHSDVNKMSVQNLATVFGPNILRPQIEDPVTIMEGTSLVQHLMTVLIRKHSQLFTSRTTEGPASPRGSPPCTVGWGSEEVTRDSRAEPGSPGAPGLPSHRTSSLDGAAVAAFSRTSSTGLGSRSSPAATSPGKKVQTLPNWRSSFRQSGSRSGSPKVGTSSLEVPIISSGGNWLMNGLSSLRGHRRASSGDRFKDSGSEQRLSTYDNVPLSSPFPSTPSVASMPWSGASSGEASARGSVSSCTACRASDSSACSSLHTEGALEPSPVPSSSEECRSPDPDHGLDRVGACISSSEPSDPGSPTQDLAHRTEALQGLVTELRSELCRQRTEYEMSVKRLEEGSADLRKRMSRLEEELDQEKKKYTMLEIKLRNSERAREDAEKRNQLLQKEMEEFFSTLGSLTAGAKGARAPK
- the ARHGAP22 gene encoding rho GTPase-activating protein 22 isoform X3, with protein sequence MGEQSRSPGQTPCPRRLGPVLKAGWLKKQRSIMKNWQQRWFVLRGDQLFYYKDKDESKPQGFISLQGTQVTELLPGPEDPGKHLFEISPGGAGEREKVPANPEALLLMASSQRDMEDWVQAIRRVIWAPFGGGVFGQRLEDTVHHERKYGPRLAPLLVEQCVDFIRERGLTEEGLFRMPGQANLVRDLQDSFDCGEKPLFDSTTDVHTVASLLKLYLRELPEPVVPFARYEDFLSCAQLLTKDEGEGTLELAKQVSSLPLVNYNLLRYICKFLDEVQSHSDVNKMSVQNLATVFGPNILRPQIEDPVTIMEGTSLVQHLMTVLIRKHSQLFTSRTTEGPASPRGSPPCTVGWGSEEVTRDSRAEPGSPGAPGLPSHRTSSLDGAAVAAFSRTSSTGLGSRSSPAATSPGKKVQTLPNWRSSFRQSGSRSGSPKVGTSSLEVPIISSGGNWLMNGLSSLRGHRRASSGDRFKDSGSEQRLSTYDNVPLSSPFPSTPSVASMPWSGASSGEASARGSVSSCTACRASDSSACSSLHTEGALEPSPVPSSSEECRSPDPDHGLDRVGACISSSEPSDPGSPTQDLAHRTEALQGLVTELRSELCRQRTEYEMSVKRLEEGSADLRKRMSRLEEELDQEKKKYTMLEIKLRNSERAREDAEKRNQLLQKEMEEFFSTLGSLTAGAKGARAPK
- the ARHGAP22 gene encoding rho GTPase-activating protein 22 isoform X1, with the protein product MLPTASSKRRTFATRYFARSKSLVMGEQSRSPGQTPCPRRLGPVLKAGWLKKQRSIMKNWQQRWFVLRGDQLFYYKDKDESKPQGFISLQGTQVTELLPGPEDPGKHLFEISPGGAGEREKVPANPEALLLMASSQRDMEDWVQAIRRVIWAPFGGGVFGQRLEDTVHHERKYGPRLAPLLVEQCVDFIRERGLTEEGLFRMPGQANLVRDLQDSFDCGEKPLFDSTTDVHTVASLLKLYLRELPEPVVPFARYEDFLSCAQLLTKDEGEGTLELAKQVSSLPLVNYNLLRYICKFLDEVQSHSDVNKMSVQNLATVFGPNILRPQIEDPVTIMEGTSLVQHLMTVLIRKHSQLFTSRTTEGPASPRGSPPCTVGWGSEEVTRDSRAEPGSPGAPGLPSHRTSSLDGAAVAAFSRTSSTGLGSRSSPAATSPGKKVQTLPNWRSSFRQSGSRSGSPKVGTSSLEVPIISSGGNWLMNGLSSLRGHRRASSGDRFKDSGSEQRLSTYDNVPLSSPFPSTPSVASMPWSGASSGEASARGSVSSCTACRASDSSACSSLHTEGALEPSPVPSSSEECRSPDPDHGLDRVGACISSSEPSDPGSPTQDLAHRTEALQGLVTELRSELCRQRTEYEMSVKRLEEGSADLRKRMSRLEEELDQEKKKYTMLEIKLRNSERAREDAEKRNQLLQKEMEEFFSTLGSLTAGAKGARAPK
- the ARHGAP22 gene encoding rho GTPase-activating protein 22 isoform X4 — protein: MGLCCCKDWRGHLRAPKGGAGEREKVPANPEALLLMASSQRDMEDWVQAIRRVIWAPFGGGVFGQRLEDTVHHERKYGPRLAPLLVEQCVDFIRERGLTEEGLFRMPGQANLVRDLQDSFDCGEKPLFDSTTDVHTVASLLKLYLRELPEPVVPFARYEDFLSCAQLLTKDEGEGTLELAKQVSSLPLVNYNLLRYICKFLDEVQSHSDVNKMSVQNLATVFGPNILRPQIEDPVTIMEGTSLVQHLMTVLIRKHSQLFTSRTTEGPASPRGSPPCTVGWGSEEVTRDSRAEPGSPGAPGLPSHRTSSLDGAAVAAFSRTSSTGLGSRSSPAATSPGKKVQTLPNWRSSFRQSGSRSGSPKVGTSSLEVPIISSGGNWLMNGLSSLRGHRRASSGDRFKDSGSEQRLSTYDNVPLSSPFPSTPSVASMPWSGASSGEASARGSVSSCTACRASDSSACSSLHTEGALEPSPVPSSSEECRSPDPDHGLDRVGACISSSEPSDPGSPTQDLAHRTEALQGLVTELRSELCRQRTEYEMSVKRLEEGSADLRKRMSRLEEELDQEKKKYTMLEIKLRNSERAREDAEKRNQLLQKEMEEFFSTLGSLTAGAKGARAPK